The Paenibacillus sp. MBLB1832 genome has a window encoding:
- a CDS encoding glycosyltransferase family 2 protein — protein MTVSEEINLIIGSLALLVGLLMFWTFPIIKTTEKNGQLFPLLSIIIPARNEAGRISPLLRSLQEQHYQSFEVLIVDDHSTDQTANIARSFGAKVLQNKAVDSGSGKSTACWHGAQHAKGQWLLFLDADTSFTDADSLFKILGFYHRKGARGILSLQPYHTVHRLYENLSAIFNVIVFVGMNVFTIWGSAFKAAGSFGPSIVCNKKDYFLAGGHHKILGAVMDDLALGQAFMDNNLPVYCMGGSGVITFRMYPEGLKSLVEGWCKSFAVGSKSTHPVVMAMIILWITGGFMSTAALISSIMVFNISGMASSGLLYAAYALQTLRLARRCGNFNRWIFLFYPLLFLFFSAIHLYSLFRAHVLHSVSWKGRKIDV, from the coding sequence ATGACCGTTTCAGAAGAAATCAATCTTATCATTGGTTCACTGGCTCTTCTAGTGGGACTTTTGATGTTCTGGACGTTTCCCATTATCAAGACAACAGAGAAAAACGGTCAACTGTTCCCGCTGCTGTCCATCATCATTCCTGCCCGAAACGAGGCAGGCCGGATTTCCCCGTTGCTGCGTTCATTGCAAGAGCAGCATTACCAGTCATTCGAGGTTCTGATTGTTGACGATCATTCGACAGACCAGACTGCGAATATTGCCAGAAGTTTTGGTGCCAAGGTTCTACAGAACAAAGCCGTAGATTCAGGATCAGGCAAATCTACGGCCTGTTGGCATGGAGCTCAGCACGCGAAAGGGCAATGGCTTCTGTTCTTGGATGCAGATACTTCTTTCACGGATGCTGACAGCCTATTTAAGATACTGGGGTTCTATCATCGAAAAGGCGCTAGGGGGATTTTATCCCTGCAGCCCTATCATACCGTGCATCGATTATATGAGAATCTATCGGCCATTTTTAACGTAATTGTGTTTGTCGGCATGAATGTATTTACAATCTGGGGGTCAGCTTTTAAAGCGGCAGGCTCTTTTGGTCCGAGTATCGTGTGCAATAAAAAGGATTATTTCTTGGCAGGGGGGCATCACAAAATCCTGGGCGCCGTGATGGATGATCTGGCACTGGGGCAGGCCTTCATGGATAATAACCTTCCTGTCTATTGTATGGGCGGGAGCGGAGTGATCACTTTCCGCATGTACCCGGAAGGTCTCAAAAGTCTTGTCGAAGGATGGTGCAAAAGCTTTGCCGTCGGTTCAAAATCCACCCATCCGGTCGTGATGGCAATGATCATCCTTTGGATTACCGGCGGTTTTATGAGTACTGCAGCCCTCATTTCCTCCATTATGGTATTCAATATAAGTGGCATGGCGTCCAGTGGTCTGTTATACGCGGCGTATGCTTTACAGACGTTGCGATTGGCACGCAGATGCGGCAATTTCAATCGATGGATATTCTTATTCTATCCGTTATTGTTTTTATTTTTCTCGGCCATACACCTATATTCCCTATTCCGGGCACATGTTCTGCATTCGGTAAGCTGGAAAGGTCGTAAAATAGATGTGTAA
- a CDS encoding MBL fold metallo-hydrolase → MRVRVIGRWGAFPRAGEATSGYLLEVGSHKILLDCGSGVLAALQKFIELRDLTSVFLSHRHYDHMADLGCLQYACLIDMDLQRRDTPLRLLTSEEVEGEWSIPVMKGTQEIGVNESARVTLEDGVKVTFFRTNHDGYCLGVRIEFEGRVLAYTADTRYDETLVPYLKDADLLITESSFYADFHAAQYGHMNSYEAGKLASKANVKKLLLSHLPHFGNTQLLKEEAAVMFNGEILLAEFGLQVVI, encoded by the coding sequence ATGAGAGTAAGAGTCATTGGCAGATGGGGCGCATTTCCAAGAGCTGGTGAAGCGACTTCAGGCTATTTGTTAGAAGTAGGAAGTCACAAAATTTTACTCGATTGTGGAAGCGGTGTGTTGGCAGCTTTACAGAAATTTATTGAGCTAAGAGACCTAACATCTGTATTTCTATCTCATCGTCATTATGATCATATGGCAGACTTAGGTTGCCTTCAATACGCATGTTTAATTGATATGGATCTACAACGTCGAGATACGCCGCTGAGGCTCCTAACTTCGGAGGAAGTTGAAGGAGAATGGTCAATTCCTGTTATGAAGGGCACGCAGGAAATTGGAGTTAATGAAAGTGCTAGGGTAACATTGGAGGATGGCGTAAAGGTAACTTTCTTCCGAACCAATCATGATGGTTATTGTTTAGGAGTAAGGATTGAATTTGAAGGGAGAGTATTAGCCTATACGGCTGATACTCGCTACGATGAGACGCTTGTACCTTATCTGAAAGACGCGGATCTCCTTATTACGGAATCTTCTTTTTATGCAGACTTCCATGCAGCTCAGTATGGCCATATGAATTCATATGAAGCAGGGAAGTTAGCATCGAAGGCAAATGTAAAGAAGTTGCTGTTATCGCATTTGCCCCATTTTGGTAATACGCAGTTATTGAAGGAAGAAGCCGCGGTTATGTTTAATGG
- a CDS encoding glycosyl-4,4'-diaponeurosporenoate acyltransferase CrtO family protein, whose protein sequence is MKLPLAYFLKDSVWYRLFAWEKSGKLWQKLLLVKRWKGRLIDGTAILKKGYGKKKLHGTRVSDLKVFAAETKRAELTHWLSIVPAPLFFIWNPIWAGWVMILYAGMFNLPFIIVQRYNRGRIEAITSGANKTGAGSFS, encoded by the coding sequence TTGAAGCTTCCGTTGGCCTATTTTCTGAAAGACAGTGTCTGGTATCGGCTTTTCGCATGGGAGAAATCAGGAAAGTTATGGCAGAAGCTATTGCTCGTAAAAAGATGGAAAGGGCGTCTGATAGACGGGACAGCGATTCTGAAAAAAGGGTATGGCAAGAAGAAATTGCATGGCACCCGCGTAAGCGACTTGAAAGTATTCGCCGCGGAAACCAAGCGCGCGGAGCTGACTCACTGGTTGTCTATAGTGCCAGCACCGTTATTTTTCATATGGAACCCTATCTGGGCGGGTTGGGTTATGATCCTGTATGCTGGTATGTTCAATTTGCCGTTCATCATTGTGCAGAGATATAATCGCGGGCGAATCGAGGCCATTACATCAGGGGCGAATAAAACGGGAGCGGGGTCATTCTCATGA
- a CDS encoding phytoene desaturase family protein — translation MSKKVIVIGAGVAGLASAIRLQHAGYKVEIYEKGPLPGGKMNRIETGGYKFDLGPTIVMMPELYREIFELCGRNADDYIPMERLDPMYRVYYKDIPNEPFDISSDLVELTKTIEKISEEDMEGFFLYLHEIYKRFMVAKHNIIQRPFRKFRDFYNFSMLKKALKLKTFDTADRFMSKYMKNERLKQMISFQTLYIGISPFKSPSFYTMIPMIQFMYGVWFIKGGMFTMAHAMEKLFKELGGTIHYNKNVQEIDIQNGKARGILVDGEKVPADFVVCNADFPYAIKNLVKDRAAKGRFTDKKIDKMKYSCSCFLLYLGMNRKYEEIEHVHNFIFTEDLKKNLDDIFAGNKLTNGSFYVYIASKMDPSLAPEGKDGLYILMPVSHVASANYEWNEETIQDYRTYILNTLMKIRGFEQIEQEIVTETCITPRDFESKFNAFNGSTFGLMPILSQSNHMRPQSKAKDCDNLYFTGSSTHPGAGVPIVLLSARIAAQELIQDDQGIVFDYSGK, via the coding sequence ATGAGCAAAAAGGTCATTGTTATTGGCGCAGGCGTCGCAGGGCTTGCCAGCGCCATAAGACTGCAGCATGCTGGATACAAGGTCGAAATCTATGAGAAAGGACCATTGCCGGGCGGGAAAATGAACCGGATTGAAACGGGCGGTTACAAATTTGATCTGGGACCAACGATCGTCATGATGCCGGAGTTGTACAGAGAAATTTTTGAACTGTGCGGACGTAATGCCGATGACTATATTCCCATGGAGAGATTAGACCCGATGTACCGGGTGTATTATAAGGATATCCCCAATGAACCATTCGATATTTCCTCCGATCTTGTGGAATTGACGAAGACGATCGAAAAAATCAGCGAAGAGGATATGGAGGGCTTCTTTCTCTATCTGCATGAAATTTATAAACGATTTATGGTCGCCAAGCACAACATTATCCAGAGACCCTTCCGTAAATTCAGAGATTTCTATAACTTCTCCATGCTGAAGAAAGCATTGAAACTGAAGACGTTCGACACGGCAGATCGTTTTATGAGCAAATATATGAAGAATGAACGGCTAAAGCAGATGATTAGCTTTCAGACCTTGTACATTGGCATTTCCCCTTTTAAAAGCCCGTCGTTTTATACCATGATTCCCATGATACAATTTATGTATGGTGTTTGGTTTATTAAAGGCGGTATGTTTACCATGGCTCATGCGATGGAGAAGCTCTTCAAAGAACTGGGCGGGACTATCCACTATAACAAAAATGTGCAGGAAATAGACATACAGAACGGTAAAGCAAGAGGCATCCTTGTAGACGGGGAGAAAGTCCCGGCGGATTTCGTGGTATGCAATGCAGACTTCCCGTACGCCATCAAAAATTTGGTGAAAGACCGGGCGGCAAAAGGGAGATTCACGGATAAAAAAATCGATAAAATGAAATACTCCTGTTCTTGTTTTCTTCTATATTTGGGTATGAATAGAAAATACGAGGAAATCGAGCACGTTCATAATTTTATTTTTACGGAGGATTTGAAAAAAAACCTGGATGACATTTTTGCGGGGAATAAACTGACCAATGGGTCGTTTTATGTCTATATCGCATCCAAAATGGATCCTTCGCTTGCCCCCGAAGGAAAAGACGGTTTATACATCCTGATGCCGGTTTCCCATGTAGCTTCAGCTAATTATGAATGGAATGAGGAAACGATTCAGGATTACCGAACCTATATATTAAACACATTAATGAAGATTCGTGGTTTTGAACAAATAGAACAGGAGATCGTCACAGAAACATGCATCACGCCGCGCGACTTCGAATCAAAGTTTAATGCCTTTAATGGCTCTACTTTCGGTCTGATGCCGATCTTGTCTCAGAGCAATCATATGCGACCGCAGAGCAAGGCCAAGGATTGCGACAATCTGTACTTTACTGGCAGCAGCACGCATCCGGGAGCGGGTGTTCCCATTGTGCTATTATCGGCTAGAATTGCCGCACAGGAACTGATTCAGGATGATCAAGGAATTGTATTCGATTATAGCGGGAAGTGA
- a CDS encoding NAD(P)/FAD-dependent oxidoreductase, with product MNLQSGTYYWPTTYLDAPSYPALKGNLQCDVLIVGGGSSAAQCAYYLADSDLDVVVIEKGKIGHGSTKSNTALIQYSGEKMFTDLIHTFGEDYIGRHLQLLRQAVNEIEMAANAVDIDCEFTRRDTLYAASCQEDIIRLQKEYELLKKHGFELSFWTKEDIERNYPFSRDAAIYSYDDGELNPYKFTHALFDYAAKKNIHIFENTEMNGHHYDAETDCMKISIKKGYSITARKVIFAAGYEGMDIRKEKMVSFVSTYTVTTNPVDDFSTWYNRTLLWETARPYLFMRTTADNRIIIGGLDDNTTHPEDRDSKLMHRKEKLIEEFHKLFPDINVEPEYYLASFYGGSVDGLPIIGVYDQYPCCYFLFAFGDNGTVYSQLLSKLIRDHIVTGSSPDFELYLPDRPVLSVSSKREEVSK from the coding sequence ATGAACTTACAAAGTGGAACATACTACTGGCCGACTACATATCTCGATGCTCCTTCATACCCCGCTTTAAAGGGAAACCTGCAATGTGACGTCTTAATTGTAGGTGGAGGGAGCTCCGCCGCACAATGTGCGTATTATCTGGCTGATTCTGACCTTGATGTCGTTGTTATTGAAAAGGGTAAAATTGGACATGGCAGTACAAAATCGAATACTGCGCTGATTCAATATTCCGGGGAAAAAATGTTCACCGATTTAATTCATACCTTTGGTGAGGACTACATTGGCCGTCATCTGCAATTATTACGACAAGCAGTAAATGAAATTGAAATGGCTGCAAATGCGGTGGATATCGATTGCGAATTTACAAGAAGAGATACTTTATATGCGGCCAGTTGCCAAGAAGATATCATCCGGTTGCAGAAGGAGTATGAGTTATTAAAAAAGCATGGGTTTGAACTTTCATTTTGGACAAAAGAGGATATTGAACGTAATTACCCTTTTTCCAGAGATGCTGCCATTTATTCTTATGATGATGGAGAACTTAACCCTTATAAGTTCACTCATGCTTTGTTTGACTATGCGGCTAAGAAAAATATTCATATATTTGAAAATACTGAAATGAATGGACATCATTATGATGCAGAGACAGACTGCATGAAGATTTCTATAAAAAAGGGATATTCCATTACAGCACGCAAGGTTATTTTTGCTGCAGGTTATGAAGGTATGGACATCAGGAAGGAGAAAATGGTTTCCTTTGTGAGTACCTACACCGTAACAACAAATCCAGTGGATGATTTCTCCACTTGGTATAACCGTACACTGCTATGGGAGACCGCTCGTCCCTATTTATTTATGCGTACAACGGCAGATAACCGCATCATTATCGGCGGTTTAGATGACAATACGACCCATCCGGAGGATCGGGACAGCAAGTTAATGCATAGGAAGGAAAAGCTAATCGAGGAATTTCATAAGCTGTTTCCTGATATCAACGTAGAACCCGAATACTACCTGGCCTCTTTTTACGGCGGATCAGTGGACGGTCTTCCTATCATTGGCGTTTATGATCAGTATCCTTGCTGCTACTTCCTATTTGCATTTGGCGACAACGGCACTGTATACAGCCAACTCTTATCAAAACTGATTAGAGATCATATTGTCACAGGCAGTAGTCCTGATTTCGAACTCTATTTGCCAGATCGTCCGGTGCTGTCCGTATCATCAAAGAGAGAGGAAGTATCCAAATGA